One window of Anas platyrhynchos isolate ZD024472 breed Pekin duck chromosome 11, IASCAAS_PekinDuck_T2T, whole genome shotgun sequence genomic DNA carries:
- the TLE3 gene encoding transducin-like enhancer protein 3 isoform X5, with the protein MYPQGRHPAPHQPGQPGFKFTVAESCDRIKDEFQFLQAQYHSLKVEYDKLANEKTEMQRHYVMYYEMSYGLNIEMHKQTEIAKRLNTILAQIMPFLSQEHQQQVAQAVERAKQVTMTELNAIIGQQQLQAQHLSHAAHGPPVQLPPHPSGLQPPGIPPVTGSSSGLLALGALGSQAHLAVKDEKNHHDLDHRERDSSANNSVSPSESLRASEKHRSSTDYSIDSKKRKAEEKDSMSRYDSDGDKSDDLVVDVSNEDPATPRVSPAHSPPENGIDKARGLKKGDAPNSPASVASSSSTPSSKTKDLGHNDKSSTPGLKSNTPTPRNDAPTPGTSSTPGLRPMPGKPSGMDPLASALRTPISIAGSYAAPFAMMGHHEMNGSLTSPGAYAGLHNIPPQMSAAAAAAAAYGRSPMVGFDPHPPMRAPGLPTSLASIPGGKPAYSFHVSADGQMQPVPFPHDALAGPGIPRHARQINTLSHGEVVCAVTISNPTRHVYTGGKGCVKIWDISQPGSKSPISQLDCLNRDNYIRSCKLLPDGRTLIVGGEASTLTIWDLASPTPRIKAELTSSAPACYALAISPDAKVCFSCCSDGNIAVWDLHNQTLVRQFQGHTDGASCIDISHDGTKLWTGGLDNTVRSWDLREGRQLQQHDFTSQIFSLGYCPTGEWLAVGMESSNVEVLHHTKPDKYQLHLHESCVLSLKFAYCGKWFVSTGKDNLLNAWRTPYGASIFQSKESSSVLSCDISADDKYIVTGSGDKKATVYEVIY; encoded by the exons ATGTACCCCCAGGGCCGGCACCCG GCTCCGCACCAGCCGGGCCAGCCGGGCTTTAAATTCACCGTGGCCGAATCGTGCGACCGGATCAAGGAcgagttccagttcctgcaagCCCAGTACCACAG cctgaaAGTGGAGTACGACAAGCTGGCGAACGAGAAGACGGAGATGCAGCGCCATTACGTGATG TACTATGAGATGTCGTACGGTTTGAATATTGAAATGCACAAACAG acagaaattGCTAAAAGGCTGAATACAATTTTAGCGCAGATCATGCCTTTTCTGTCACAAGAG CACCAACAGCAAGTTGCACAGGCTGTTGAACGTGCCAAGCAAGTGACAATGACGGAGTTGAATGCTATCATCGGG cagcagcagctccaggctcAGCACCTCTCCCACGCCGCCCACGGGCCCCCGGTCCAGCTGCCGCCGCACCCCTCGGGCTTGCAGCCTCCCGGCATCCCGCCCGTCACCGGCAGCAGCTCGGGGCTGCTGGCGCTCGGCGCCCTGGGCAGCCAGGCACACCTGGCTGTAAAGGACGAGAAGAACCACCACGACCTGGACCACAGAG AGCGCGACTCGAGCGCG aataACTCCGTGTCGCCCTCGGAAAGCCTGAGAGCCAGCGAGAAGCACCGGAGCTCCACAGATTACAGCATCGACTCCAAGAAGCGGAAAGCGGAGGAGAAGGACAGCATGAGCCGATAT GACAGCGATGGTGACAAGAGCGACGACCTGGTCGTCGACGTCTCCAACGAG GACCCCGCCACCCCCCGGGTCAGCCCGGCCCACTCCCCCCCGGAGAACGGCATCGACAAAGCCCGCGGGCTGAAGAAGGGGGACGCACCGAACAGCCCGGCCTCGGtcgcctcctccagcagcactccctCCTCCAAAACCAAGGACCTGGGCCAC AACGATAAATCGTCAACGCCCGGCCTCAAGTCGAACACTCCGACGCCGAGGAACGACGCCCCCACCCCGGGCACAAGCAGCACCCCGGGGCTGCGACCGATGCCTGGCAAGCCGAGCGGCATGGACCCTCTGG cctcagccctgcGGACGCCCATCTCCATCGCGGGTTCGTACGCGGCCCCCTTTGCCATGATGGGGCACCACGAGATGAACGGCTCGctcaccagccccggagcctaCGCCGGCCTGCACAACATCCCCCCGCAGATGagcgccgctgccgccgccgccgccgcctacGGCCGGTCGCCAATG GTCGGCTTCGATCCTCACCCACCCATGCGAGCCCCCGGCCTGCCCACCAGCCTGGCGTCCATCCCCGGAGGGAAGCC AGCCTACTCGTTCCACGTCAGCGCCGACGGGCAGATGCAGCCGGTCCCCTTTCCCCACGACGCCCTGGCCGGCCCCGGCATCCCGCGGCACGCCCGGCAGATCAACACGCTGAGCCACGGGGAGGTGGTGTGCGCCGTCACCATCAGCAACCCCACCCGGCACGTCTACACCGGCGGCAAGGGCTGCGTAAAAATTTGGGATATCAGCCAGCCGGGCAGCAAAAGCCCCATTTCCCAGCTCGACTGCCTG aaCAGGGATAATTACATCCGCTCCTGCAAGCTGCTCCCCGACGGCCGCACGCTGATCGTGGGGGGGGAGGCCAGCACGCTCACCATCTGGGACCTGGCCTCCCCCACGCCCCGCATCAAAGCCGAGCTCACCTCCTCCGCCCCCGCCTGCTACGCGCTGGCCATCAGCCCCGACGCCAAAgtctgcttctcctgctgcagcGACGGCAACATCGCCGTGTGGGACCTGCACAACCAGACGCTCGTCAG GCAATTCCAAGGCCACACGGACGGTGCCAGCTGCATAGACATCTCGCATGACGGTACGAAGCTGTGGACGGGGGGGCTGGACAACACCGTGCGCTCCTGGGACCTGCGGGAAGGgcggcagctccagcagcacgaCTTCACCTCCCAG ATCTTCTCGCTGGGGTACTGCCCCACGGGCGAGTGGCTGGCGGTGGGCATGGAGAGCAGCAACGTGGAAGTGCTGCACCACACCAAGCCCGACAAGTACCAGCTGCACCTCCACGAGAGCTGCGTCCTCTCCCTCAAGTTCGCCTACTGCG GGAAATGGTTCGTGAGCACGGGGAAGGACAACCTGCTCAACGCCTGGAGGACGCCCTACGGAGCGAGCATCTTCCAG TCCAAGGAATCCTCGTCTGTCTTAAGTTGCGACATTTCAGCGGATGACAAGTACATCGTAACGGGCTCTGGTGACAAGAAGGCCACGGTCTACGAGGTCATCTACTAA
- the TLE3 gene encoding transducin-like enhancer protein 3 isoform X6 — MYPQGRHPAPHQPGQPGFKFTVAESCDRIKDEFQFLQAQYHSLKVEYDKLANEKTEMQRHYVMYYEMSYGLNIEMHKQTEIAKRLNTILAQIMPFLSQEHQQQVAQAVERAKQVTMTELNAIIGQQLQAQHLSHAAHGPPVQLPPHPSGLQPPGIPPVTGSSSGLLALGALGSQAHLAVKDEKNHHDLDHRERDSSANNSVSPSESLRASEKHRSSTDYSIDSKKRKAEEKDSMSRYDSDGDKSDDLVVDVSNEDPATPRVSPAHSPPENGIDKARGLKKGDAPNSPASVASSSSTPSSKTKDLGHNDKSSTPGLKSNTPTPRNDAPTPGTSSTPGLRPMPGKPSGMDPLASALRTPISIAGSYAAPFAMMGHHEMNGSLTSPGAYAGLHNIPPQMSAAAAAAAAYGRSPMVGFDPHPPMRAPGLPTSLASIPGGKPAYSFHVSADGQMQPVPFPHDALAGPGIPRHARQINTLSHGEVVCAVTISNPTRHVYTGGKGCVKIWDISQPGSKSPISQLDCLNRDNYIRSCKLLPDGRTLIVGGEASTLTIWDLASPTPRIKAELTSSAPACYALAISPDAKVCFSCCSDGNIAVWDLHNQTLVRQFQGHTDGASCIDISHDGTKLWTGGLDNTVRSWDLREGRQLQQHDFTSQIFSLGYCPTGEWLAVGMESSNVEVLHHTKPDKYQLHLHESCVLSLKFAYCGKWFVSTGKDNLLNAWRTPYGASIFQSKESSSVLSCDISADDKYIVTGSGDKKATVYEVIY, encoded by the exons ATGTACCCCCAGGGCCGGCACCCG GCTCCGCACCAGCCGGGCCAGCCGGGCTTTAAATTCACCGTGGCCGAATCGTGCGACCGGATCAAGGAcgagttccagttcctgcaagCCCAGTACCACAG cctgaaAGTGGAGTACGACAAGCTGGCGAACGAGAAGACGGAGATGCAGCGCCATTACGTGATG TACTATGAGATGTCGTACGGTTTGAATATTGAAATGCACAAACAG acagaaattGCTAAAAGGCTGAATACAATTTTAGCGCAGATCATGCCTTTTCTGTCACAAGAG CACCAACAGCAAGTTGCACAGGCTGTTGAACGTGCCAAGCAAGTGACAATGACGGAGTTGAATGCTATCATCGGG cagcagctccaggctcAGCACCTCTCCCACGCCGCCCACGGGCCCCCGGTCCAGCTGCCGCCGCACCCCTCGGGCTTGCAGCCTCCCGGCATCCCGCCCGTCACCGGCAGCAGCTCGGGGCTGCTGGCGCTCGGCGCCCTGGGCAGCCAGGCACACCTGGCTGTAAAGGACGAGAAGAACCACCACGACCTGGACCACAGAG AGCGCGACTCGAGCGCG aataACTCCGTGTCGCCCTCGGAAAGCCTGAGAGCCAGCGAGAAGCACCGGAGCTCCACAGATTACAGCATCGACTCCAAGAAGCGGAAAGCGGAGGAGAAGGACAGCATGAGCCGATAT GACAGCGATGGTGACAAGAGCGACGACCTGGTCGTCGACGTCTCCAACGAG GACCCCGCCACCCCCCGGGTCAGCCCGGCCCACTCCCCCCCGGAGAACGGCATCGACAAAGCCCGCGGGCTGAAGAAGGGGGACGCACCGAACAGCCCGGCCTCGGtcgcctcctccagcagcactccctCCTCCAAAACCAAGGACCTGGGCCAC AACGATAAATCGTCAACGCCCGGCCTCAAGTCGAACACTCCGACGCCGAGGAACGACGCCCCCACCCCGGGCACAAGCAGCACCCCGGGGCTGCGACCGATGCCTGGCAAGCCGAGCGGCATGGACCCTCTGG cctcagccctgcGGACGCCCATCTCCATCGCGGGTTCGTACGCGGCCCCCTTTGCCATGATGGGGCACCACGAGATGAACGGCTCGctcaccagccccggagcctaCGCCGGCCTGCACAACATCCCCCCGCAGATGagcgccgctgccgccgccgccgccgcctacGGCCGGTCGCCAATG GTCGGCTTCGATCCTCACCCACCCATGCGAGCCCCCGGCCTGCCCACCAGCCTGGCGTCCATCCCCGGAGGGAAGCC AGCCTACTCGTTCCACGTCAGCGCCGACGGGCAGATGCAGCCGGTCCCCTTTCCCCACGACGCCCTGGCCGGCCCCGGCATCCCGCGGCACGCCCGGCAGATCAACACGCTGAGCCACGGGGAGGTGGTGTGCGCCGTCACCATCAGCAACCCCACCCGGCACGTCTACACCGGCGGCAAGGGCTGCGTAAAAATTTGGGATATCAGCCAGCCGGGCAGCAAAAGCCCCATTTCCCAGCTCGACTGCCTG aaCAGGGATAATTACATCCGCTCCTGCAAGCTGCTCCCCGACGGCCGCACGCTGATCGTGGGGGGGGAGGCCAGCACGCTCACCATCTGGGACCTGGCCTCCCCCACGCCCCGCATCAAAGCCGAGCTCACCTCCTCCGCCCCCGCCTGCTACGCGCTGGCCATCAGCCCCGACGCCAAAgtctgcttctcctgctgcagcGACGGCAACATCGCCGTGTGGGACCTGCACAACCAGACGCTCGTCAG GCAATTCCAAGGCCACACGGACGGTGCCAGCTGCATAGACATCTCGCATGACGGTACGAAGCTGTGGACGGGGGGGCTGGACAACACCGTGCGCTCCTGGGACCTGCGGGAAGGgcggcagctccagcagcacgaCTTCACCTCCCAG ATCTTCTCGCTGGGGTACTGCCCCACGGGCGAGTGGCTGGCGGTGGGCATGGAGAGCAGCAACGTGGAAGTGCTGCACCACACCAAGCCCGACAAGTACCAGCTGCACCTCCACGAGAGCTGCGTCCTCTCCCTCAAGTTCGCCTACTGCG GGAAATGGTTCGTGAGCACGGGGAAGGACAACCTGCTCAACGCCTGGAGGACGCCCTACGGAGCGAGCATCTTCCAG TCCAAGGAATCCTCGTCTGTCTTAAGTTGCGACATTTCAGCGGATGACAAGTACATCGTAACGGGCTCTGGTGACAAGAAGGCCACGGTCTACGAGGTCATCTACTAA
- the TLE3 gene encoding transducin-like enhancer protein 3 isoform X2, giving the protein MYPQGRHPAPHQPGQPGFKFTVAESCDRIKDEFQFLQAQYHSLKVEYDKLANEKTEMQRHYVMYYEMSYGLNIEMHKQTEIAKRLNTILAQIMPFLSQEHQQQVAQAVERAKQVTMTELNAIIGVRGLPNLPLTQQLQAQHLSHAAHGPPVQLPPHPSGLQPPGIPPVTGSSSGLLALGALGSQAHLAVKDEKNHHDLDHRERDSSANNSVSPSESLRASEKHRSSTDYSIDSKKRKAEEKDSMSRYDSDGDKSDDLVVDVSNEDPATPRVSPAHSPPENGIDKARGLKKGDAPNSPASVASSSSTPSSKTKDLGHNDKSSTPGLKSNTPTPRNDAPTPGTSSTPGLRPMPGKPSGMDPLASALRTPISIAGSYAAPFAMMGHHEMNGSLTSPGAYAGLHNIPPQMSAAAAAAAAYGRSPMVSFGAVGFDPHPPMRAPGLPTSLASIPGGKPAYSFHVSADGQMQPVPFPHDALAGPGIPRHARQINTLSHGEVVCAVTISNPTRHVYTGGKGCVKIWDISQPGSKSPISQLDCLNRDNYIRSCKLLPDGRTLIVGGEASTLTIWDLASPTPRIKAELTSSAPACYALAISPDAKVCFSCCSDGNIAVWDLHNQTLVRQFQGHTDGASCIDISHDGTKLWTGGLDNTVRSWDLREGRQLQQHDFTSQIFSLGYCPTGEWLAVGMESSNVEVLHHTKPDKYQLHLHESCVLSLKFAYCGKWFVSTGKDNLLNAWRTPYGASIFQSKESSSVLSCDISADDKYIVTGSGDKKATVYEVIY; this is encoded by the exons ATGTACCCCCAGGGCCGGCACCCG GCTCCGCACCAGCCGGGCCAGCCGGGCTTTAAATTCACCGTGGCCGAATCGTGCGACCGGATCAAGGAcgagttccagttcctgcaagCCCAGTACCACAG cctgaaAGTGGAGTACGACAAGCTGGCGAACGAGAAGACGGAGATGCAGCGCCATTACGTGATG TACTATGAGATGTCGTACGGTTTGAATATTGAAATGCACAAACAG acagaaattGCTAAAAGGCTGAATACAATTTTAGCGCAGATCATGCCTTTTCTGTCACAAGAG CACCAACAGCAAGTTGCACAGGCTGTTGAACGTGCCAAGCAAGTGACAATGACGGAGTTGAATGCTATCATCGGGGTACGTGGACTTCCCAATCTGCCTCTCACC cagcagctccaggctcAGCACCTCTCCCACGCCGCCCACGGGCCCCCGGTCCAGCTGCCGCCGCACCCCTCGGGCTTGCAGCCTCCCGGCATCCCGCCCGTCACCGGCAGCAGCTCGGGGCTGCTGGCGCTCGGCGCCCTGGGCAGCCAGGCACACCTGGCTGTAAAGGACGAGAAGAACCACCACGACCTGGACCACAGAG AGCGCGACTCGAGCGCG aataACTCCGTGTCGCCCTCGGAAAGCCTGAGAGCCAGCGAGAAGCACCGGAGCTCCACAGATTACAGCATCGACTCCAAGAAGCGGAAAGCGGAGGAGAAGGACAGCATGAGCCGATAT GACAGCGATGGTGACAAGAGCGACGACCTGGTCGTCGACGTCTCCAACGAG GACCCCGCCACCCCCCGGGTCAGCCCGGCCCACTCCCCCCCGGAGAACGGCATCGACAAAGCCCGCGGGCTGAAGAAGGGGGACGCACCGAACAGCCCGGCCTCGGtcgcctcctccagcagcactccctCCTCCAAAACCAAGGACCTGGGCCAC AACGATAAATCGTCAACGCCCGGCCTCAAGTCGAACACTCCGACGCCGAGGAACGACGCCCCCACCCCGGGCACAAGCAGCACCCCGGGGCTGCGACCGATGCCTGGCAAGCCGAGCGGCATGGACCCTCTGG cctcagccctgcGGACGCCCATCTCCATCGCGGGTTCGTACGCGGCCCCCTTTGCCATGATGGGGCACCACGAGATGAACGGCTCGctcaccagccccggagcctaCGCCGGCCTGCACAACATCCCCCCGCAGATGagcgccgctgccgccgccgccgccgcctacGGCCGGTCGCCAATGGTGAGCTTTGGAGCT GTCGGCTTCGATCCTCACCCACCCATGCGAGCCCCCGGCCTGCCCACCAGCCTGGCGTCCATCCCCGGAGGGAAGCC AGCCTACTCGTTCCACGTCAGCGCCGACGGGCAGATGCAGCCGGTCCCCTTTCCCCACGACGCCCTGGCCGGCCCCGGCATCCCGCGGCACGCCCGGCAGATCAACACGCTGAGCCACGGGGAGGTGGTGTGCGCCGTCACCATCAGCAACCCCACCCGGCACGTCTACACCGGCGGCAAGGGCTGCGTAAAAATTTGGGATATCAGCCAGCCGGGCAGCAAAAGCCCCATTTCCCAGCTCGACTGCCTG aaCAGGGATAATTACATCCGCTCCTGCAAGCTGCTCCCCGACGGCCGCACGCTGATCGTGGGGGGGGAGGCCAGCACGCTCACCATCTGGGACCTGGCCTCCCCCACGCCCCGCATCAAAGCCGAGCTCACCTCCTCCGCCCCCGCCTGCTACGCGCTGGCCATCAGCCCCGACGCCAAAgtctgcttctcctgctgcagcGACGGCAACATCGCCGTGTGGGACCTGCACAACCAGACGCTCGTCAG GCAATTCCAAGGCCACACGGACGGTGCCAGCTGCATAGACATCTCGCATGACGGTACGAAGCTGTGGACGGGGGGGCTGGACAACACCGTGCGCTCCTGGGACCTGCGGGAAGGgcggcagctccagcagcacgaCTTCACCTCCCAG ATCTTCTCGCTGGGGTACTGCCCCACGGGCGAGTGGCTGGCGGTGGGCATGGAGAGCAGCAACGTGGAAGTGCTGCACCACACCAAGCCCGACAAGTACCAGCTGCACCTCCACGAGAGCTGCGTCCTCTCCCTCAAGTTCGCCTACTGCG GGAAATGGTTCGTGAGCACGGGGAAGGACAACCTGCTCAACGCCTGGAGGACGCCCTACGGAGCGAGCATCTTCCAG TCCAAGGAATCCTCGTCTGTCTTAAGTTGCGACATTTCAGCGGATGACAAGTACATCGTAACGGGCTCTGGTGACAAGAAGGCCACGGTCTACGAGGTCATCTACTAA
- the TLE3 gene encoding transducin-like enhancer protein 3 isoform X3, which translates to MYPQGRHPAPHQPGQPGFKFTVAESCDRIKDEFQFLQAQYHSLKVEYDKLANEKTEMQRHYVMYYEMSYGLNIEMHKQTEIAKRLNTILAQIMPFLSQEHQQQVAQAVERAKQVTMTELNAIIGVRGLPNLPLTQQQLQAQHLSHAAHGPPVQLPPHPSGLQPPGIPPVTGSSSGLLALGALGSQAHLAVKDEKNHHDLDHRERDSSANNSVSPSESLRASEKHRSSTDYSIDSKKRKAEEKDSMSRYDSDGDKSDDLVVDVSNEDPATPRVSPAHSPPENGIDKARGLKKGDAPNSPASVASSSSTPSSKTKDLGHNDKSSTPGLKSNTPTPRNDAPTPGTSSTPGLRPMPGKPSGMDPLASALRTPISIAGSYAAPFAMMGHHEMNGSLTSPGAYAGLHNIPPQMSAAAAAAAAYGRSPMVGFDPHPPMRAPGLPTSLASIPGGKPAYSFHVSADGQMQPVPFPHDALAGPGIPRHARQINTLSHGEVVCAVTISNPTRHVYTGGKGCVKIWDISQPGSKSPISQLDCLNRDNYIRSCKLLPDGRTLIVGGEASTLTIWDLASPTPRIKAELTSSAPACYALAISPDAKVCFSCCSDGNIAVWDLHNQTLVRQFQGHTDGASCIDISHDGTKLWTGGLDNTVRSWDLREGRQLQQHDFTSQIFSLGYCPTGEWLAVGMESSNVEVLHHTKPDKYQLHLHESCVLSLKFAYCGKWFVSTGKDNLLNAWRTPYGASIFQSKESSSVLSCDISADDKYIVTGSGDKKATVYEVIY; encoded by the exons ATGTACCCCCAGGGCCGGCACCCG GCTCCGCACCAGCCGGGCCAGCCGGGCTTTAAATTCACCGTGGCCGAATCGTGCGACCGGATCAAGGAcgagttccagttcctgcaagCCCAGTACCACAG cctgaaAGTGGAGTACGACAAGCTGGCGAACGAGAAGACGGAGATGCAGCGCCATTACGTGATG TACTATGAGATGTCGTACGGTTTGAATATTGAAATGCACAAACAG acagaaattGCTAAAAGGCTGAATACAATTTTAGCGCAGATCATGCCTTTTCTGTCACAAGAG CACCAACAGCAAGTTGCACAGGCTGTTGAACGTGCCAAGCAAGTGACAATGACGGAGTTGAATGCTATCATCGGGGTACGTGGACTTCCCAATCTGCCTCTCACC cagcagcagctccaggctcAGCACCTCTCCCACGCCGCCCACGGGCCCCCGGTCCAGCTGCCGCCGCACCCCTCGGGCTTGCAGCCTCCCGGCATCCCGCCCGTCACCGGCAGCAGCTCGGGGCTGCTGGCGCTCGGCGCCCTGGGCAGCCAGGCACACCTGGCTGTAAAGGACGAGAAGAACCACCACGACCTGGACCACAGAG AGCGCGACTCGAGCGCG aataACTCCGTGTCGCCCTCGGAAAGCCTGAGAGCCAGCGAGAAGCACCGGAGCTCCACAGATTACAGCATCGACTCCAAGAAGCGGAAAGCGGAGGAGAAGGACAGCATGAGCCGATAT GACAGCGATGGTGACAAGAGCGACGACCTGGTCGTCGACGTCTCCAACGAG GACCCCGCCACCCCCCGGGTCAGCCCGGCCCACTCCCCCCCGGAGAACGGCATCGACAAAGCCCGCGGGCTGAAGAAGGGGGACGCACCGAACAGCCCGGCCTCGGtcgcctcctccagcagcactccctCCTCCAAAACCAAGGACCTGGGCCAC AACGATAAATCGTCAACGCCCGGCCTCAAGTCGAACACTCCGACGCCGAGGAACGACGCCCCCACCCCGGGCACAAGCAGCACCCCGGGGCTGCGACCGATGCCTGGCAAGCCGAGCGGCATGGACCCTCTGG cctcagccctgcGGACGCCCATCTCCATCGCGGGTTCGTACGCGGCCCCCTTTGCCATGATGGGGCACCACGAGATGAACGGCTCGctcaccagccccggagcctaCGCCGGCCTGCACAACATCCCCCCGCAGATGagcgccgctgccgccgccgccgccgcctacGGCCGGTCGCCAATG GTCGGCTTCGATCCTCACCCACCCATGCGAGCCCCCGGCCTGCCCACCAGCCTGGCGTCCATCCCCGGAGGGAAGCC AGCCTACTCGTTCCACGTCAGCGCCGACGGGCAGATGCAGCCGGTCCCCTTTCCCCACGACGCCCTGGCCGGCCCCGGCATCCCGCGGCACGCCCGGCAGATCAACACGCTGAGCCACGGGGAGGTGGTGTGCGCCGTCACCATCAGCAACCCCACCCGGCACGTCTACACCGGCGGCAAGGGCTGCGTAAAAATTTGGGATATCAGCCAGCCGGGCAGCAAAAGCCCCATTTCCCAGCTCGACTGCCTG aaCAGGGATAATTACATCCGCTCCTGCAAGCTGCTCCCCGACGGCCGCACGCTGATCGTGGGGGGGGAGGCCAGCACGCTCACCATCTGGGACCTGGCCTCCCCCACGCCCCGCATCAAAGCCGAGCTCACCTCCTCCGCCCCCGCCTGCTACGCGCTGGCCATCAGCCCCGACGCCAAAgtctgcttctcctgctgcagcGACGGCAACATCGCCGTGTGGGACCTGCACAACCAGACGCTCGTCAG GCAATTCCAAGGCCACACGGACGGTGCCAGCTGCATAGACATCTCGCATGACGGTACGAAGCTGTGGACGGGGGGGCTGGACAACACCGTGCGCTCCTGGGACCTGCGGGAAGGgcggcagctccagcagcacgaCTTCACCTCCCAG ATCTTCTCGCTGGGGTACTGCCCCACGGGCGAGTGGCTGGCGGTGGGCATGGAGAGCAGCAACGTGGAAGTGCTGCACCACACCAAGCCCGACAAGTACCAGCTGCACCTCCACGAGAGCTGCGTCCTCTCCCTCAAGTTCGCCTACTGCG GGAAATGGTTCGTGAGCACGGGGAAGGACAACCTGCTCAACGCCTGGAGGACGCCCTACGGAGCGAGCATCTTCCAG TCCAAGGAATCCTCGTCTGTCTTAAGTTGCGACATTTCAGCGGATGACAAGTACATCGTAACGGGCTCTGGTGACAAGAAGGCCACGGTCTACGAGGTCATCTACTAA